A stretch of the Chitiniphilus purpureus genome encodes the following:
- a CDS encoding AsmA-like C-terminal region-containing protein, whose product MGKLKIILFSLLFLIVLVLAVPLLVPVNLFAKPLLDVGRRITHGQFEARNVTVEYYPRPALVLENVTVDKEAGRIDRLLVPLTPKNILAWGETLHGIRIEGGRFAPDLAVRLPERLRPEPGNPRLTGLTLVRCYVVLDGKEAGPVDGTLKFGTAGELTELEIADNSGQLQLLVRPNGVERFAVQLNATGWTLPFGHPAKFDFLRLKGIAHRQGIDIEEIRGDLYSGVLTGAGQLSWEQGWQFAGELRASGLQAEPFSKVFSSNTYATGRMDAQARFVYRGDDYRTLFAQPGIDATLLVRDGMLHNFDLVTPLKSSTPVSYSRGGQTRFDTVSGKVAVRGGIVQFSGMRVDGGKFKANGFLTVRDGKLNGAVAARLSSGPISVSNQIRVAGTLRAPEFRVGAAYRPRTDEQLLSTTREQ is encoded by the coding sequence ATGGGTAAACTCAAGATCATCCTGTTTTCATTGCTCTTTTTGATTGTGCTGGTCTTGGCGGTCCCATTGCTGGTGCCAGTCAACCTGTTTGCCAAGCCGCTGCTCGATGTGGGCCGGCGCATCACGCACGGGCAGTTCGAGGCGCGCAATGTGACGGTCGAATACTATCCGCGTCCGGCGTTGGTGTTGGAAAACGTCACGGTCGACAAGGAGGCGGGGCGGATCGACCGGTTGCTGGTGCCGCTGACCCCGAAGAACATCCTTGCCTGGGGCGAAACGCTGCATGGCATCCGGATCGAGGGTGGCCGTTTCGCCCCTGACCTCGCCGTCCGGCTGCCTGAGCGGCTACGGCCCGAGCCGGGCAACCCGCGGCTGACGGGCCTGACGCTGGTCCGCTGCTATGTGGTGCTGGACGGCAAGGAGGCAGGTCCGGTCGACGGCACCCTCAAGTTCGGCACGGCGGGCGAGTTGACCGAGCTGGAAATCGCCGACAACAGCGGCCAGCTGCAATTGCTGGTGCGCCCCAACGGCGTCGAGCGCTTCGCGGTGCAACTCAACGCCACCGGCTGGACCCTGCCGTTCGGTCATCCGGCCAAGTTCGACTTCCTGCGCCTGAAGGGCATCGCGCACCGCCAGGGCATCGATATCGAGGAGATCCGCGGCGATCTCTACAGCGGCGTGCTCACCGGTGCAGGCCAGCTGTCCTGGGAGCAGGGCTGGCAGTTCGCCGGCGAGCTGCGCGCCAGCGGCCTGCAGGCCGAACCGTTCAGCAAGGTGTTCAGCAGCAACACCTACGCCACCGGCCGTATGGATGCGCAGGCCCGTTTCGTCTATCGCGGTGACGACTACCGCACCCTGTTCGCCCAGCCCGGCATCGACGCCACGCTGCTGGTGCGCGACGGCATGCTGCATAACTTCGATCTGGTGACGCCGCTCAAGTCATCAACGCCGGTGAGCTACTCGCGCGGCGGGCAGACCCGCTTCGATACGGTGTCGGGCAAGGTCGCGGTGCGCGGCGGTATCGTCCAGTTCTCCGGGATGCGGGTCGACGGCGGCAAATTCAAGGCCAACGGCTTCCTCACGGTCCGCGACGGCAAGCTCAATGGCGCGGTGGCAGCCCGGCTCTCCAGCGGTCCGATCTCGGTCAGCAACCAGATCCGGGTCGCAGGCACCCTGCGGGCGCCGGAATTCCGCGTCGGCGCCGCCTACCGTCCGCGTACCGATGAGCAACTGCTGTCCACCACGCGGGAACAGTAG
- a CDS encoding M90 family metallopeptidase — protein sequence MFEFLRTRRRKRHLAANPIPDALWREAERLPLFIGLTVEERQRLRDQAAWFLHEKHITPLHGLELDDQALVLLAAQAALPILNLGFDAYDDWHELVLYPGQFLTRDRYTDPIGVVHEGEQILAGQARPEGPVLLSWLDVSESAWLDGWNVVIHELAHKLDMRDSAGRANGRPPLHKGMSSTAWQQAFGEAFDHLTRLSRHGGYSPIDLYAAQNPAECFAVLSEYFFETPHAIADHYPAVYEQLRQFYQQDPLARLPRVRYRPAFEPVEFGPVWTTPAPLGHDA from the coding sequence ATGTTCGAATTCCTGCGCACCCGGCGCCGCAAGCGGCACCTTGCCGCCAACCCGATTCCCGACGCGCTGTGGCGCGAGGCCGAGCGCCTGCCTCTGTTCATCGGCCTGACCGTGGAGGAACGCCAGCGGCTGCGCGACCAGGCCGCCTGGTTTCTGCACGAAAAGCACATCACCCCGCTGCACGGCCTGGAGCTGGACGACCAAGCGCTGGTGCTGCTGGCGGCACAGGCGGCACTGCCCATCCTCAACCTGGGATTCGATGCTTACGACGACTGGCACGAACTGGTGCTCTATCCGGGGCAGTTCCTCACCCGCGACCGCTATACCGATCCGATCGGCGTGGTGCATGAGGGCGAGCAGATCCTGGCAGGCCAGGCCAGACCCGAGGGCCCGGTGCTGCTTTCGTGGCTGGATGTGTCCGAGTCGGCGTGGCTTGACGGCTGGAATGTGGTGATCCACGAGCTGGCACACAAGCTCGACATGCGCGACTCGGCCGGCCGGGCCAACGGGCGGCCGCCGTTGCACAAGGGCATGAGCAGCACCGCATGGCAGCAGGCGTTCGGCGAAGCGTTCGATCACCTCACCCGCTTGTCGCGCCACGGCGGCTACAGTCCGATCGACCTGTACGCCGCGCAGAACCCCGCTGAATGCTTTGCCGTGCTGTCCGAATACTTCTTCGAGACGCCGCATGCCATCGCCGACCACTATCCGGCAGTCTACGAGCAGTTGCGCCAGTTCTATCAGCAGGACCCGCTGGCCCGCCTGCCGCGCGTGCGCTACCGCCCGGCCTTCGAGCCGGTCGAATTCGGGCCGGTCTGGACCACCCCCGCGCCGCTGGGCCACGACGCATGA
- a CDS encoding class I SAM-dependent methyltransferase yields MTGLIARNEDDAALATRYGLPLLHAAPPTGHYLMWIEDRLNLCQVGDKARVAVDFVGGAQAHRRRFGGGLGQPVARAVGLKPGHAPSVLDATAGLARDAFVLATLGCEVTLLERSPVACALVDDGLARAARAEQTAGIAARMRLIQADALQWLCDTQAQWAVLYLDPMFPEPDKRAKSKKEMAAFQALIGGDADADGLLEPARLLATRRVVVKRPRHAPWLAGQEPAYCYEGDSTRFDVYLPRS; encoded by the coding sequence ATGACCGGGCTGATTGCACGCAATGAGGACGATGCCGCGCTTGCCACGCGCTACGGCTTGCCGCTGCTGCACGCGGCGCCACCGACCGGCCACTATCTGATGTGGATCGAAGACCGGCTCAACCTGTGCCAGGTCGGCGACAAGGCCAGGGTGGCAGTGGATTTCGTCGGCGGGGCACAGGCGCATCGGCGCCGTTTCGGCGGCGGGCTGGGCCAGCCGGTCGCCCGCGCAGTCGGTCTCAAGCCGGGCCACGCACCCAGCGTGCTCGATGCCACGGCGGGCCTGGCCCGCGATGCCTTCGTGCTGGCGACGCTGGGCTGCGAGGTCACCTTGCTGGAACGCTCGCCGGTGGCCTGCGCCCTGGTCGACGACGGCCTCGCCCGCGCCGCACGGGCTGAGCAGACCGCCGGCATCGCGGCACGCATGCGTCTGATCCAGGCCGATGCATTGCAATGGCTTTGCGACACCCAGGCACAGTGGGCGGTGCTCTATCTTGACCCGATGTTTCCGGAGCCCGACAAGCGTGCCAAGTCGAAAAAAGAGATGGCCGCATTCCAGGCGTTGATCGGTGGCGACGCGGACGCGGACGGGCTGCTCGAACCCGCCCGACTGCTGGCCACGCGCCGTGTGGTGGTGAAGCGGCCGCGCCATGCGCCCTGGCTTGCCGGTCAAGAGCCCGCCTATTGCTACGAGGGTGACAGCACGCGCTTCGACGTCTACCTGCCCCGCAGTTGA
- the ygfZ gene encoding CAF17-like 4Fe-4S cluster assembly/insertion protein YgfZ, producing MPLNPALLAAGAHLDEAGRVLDFGHPADELAALEHGVVVSPLTQFGFIRFSGEDSQVFLNGQLSSDVRALGTEDMQYSSYSTPKGRMLASLLLLRDGEDYLLQLAAELLPAIQKRLSMYVLRSKTQASDAAAQWLALGLAGPGAGELAAKLIGGTLPETGHVLAGEALKVVALPGGRYQLLTSPTVAGALWAKLVAHGARPVGEPVWRLTEIRAGIPWVTGATQEQFVPQMANLELIGAVNFTKGCYPGQEIVARTQYLGKLKRRMLRAWVDAPAAAGQAVYSSEMNGQPSGQVLLAAPAPQGGSELLVVAQLSSLPHGLHLEQLDGPALALLSLPYPLEEAQ from the coding sequence ATGCCCCTGAACCCCGCCCTGCTCGCTGCCGGCGCCCATCTCGATGAGGCCGGCCGGGTACTCGATTTCGGCCATCCGGCCGATGAACTCGCAGCGTTGGAACACGGTGTCGTCGTTTCGCCGCTGACGCAGTTCGGCTTCATCCGGTTCAGCGGCGAGGACAGCCAGGTGTTCCTGAACGGGCAACTGTCCAGTGATGTGCGTGCATTGGGCACGGAGGATATGCAGTATTCAAGCTACTCCACACCCAAGGGACGGATGCTGGCGAGCCTGCTGCTGCTGCGCGATGGCGAGGACTATCTGCTGCAACTGGCAGCCGAGCTGTTGCCGGCCATCCAGAAGCGGCTGTCGATGTATGTGCTGCGCAGCAAGACGCAGGCCAGCGATGCCGCTGCGCAATGGCTTGCGCTGGGGTTGGCGGGCCCCGGTGCGGGGGAGCTTGCTGCCAAGCTGATCGGCGGCACCCTGCCCGAGACCGGCCATGTGCTTGCCGGCGAAGCGCTCAAGGTGGTCGCGCTGCCGGGCGGGCGCTATCAGCTGCTCACGTCTCCGACGGTGGCCGGCGCGCTGTGGGCAAAGCTCGTGGCCCACGGCGCGCGCCCCGTGGGCGAGCCGGTCTGGCGCCTGACCGAGATCCGCGCCGGCATCCCCTGGGTGACCGGCGCCACACAGGAGCAGTTTGTGCCGCAGATGGCCAACCTGGAACTGATCGGTGCGGTGAACTTCACCAAGGGCTGCTATCCCGGGCAGGAGATCGTCGCGCGCACGCAGTACCTGGGCAAGCTGAAGCGGCGTATGCTGCGCGCCTGGGTCGACGCCCCCGCCGCCGCGGGCCAAGCGGTGTACAGCAGCGAGATGAACGGCCAACCCAGCGGCCAGGTCCTGCTGGCCGCCCCTGCGCCGCAGGGGGGCAGCGAGCTGCTGGTCGTGGCCCAATTGTCCTCGCTCCCGCATGGCCTGCACCTGGAACAACTGGACGGGCCGGCACTGGCGCTGCTGTCCCTACCCTACCCGCTCGAAGAAGCGCAGTGA
- a CDS encoding class II glutamine amidotransferase — protein MCQLLGMNCNVPTDIVFSFEGFRRRGGETDEHADGWGIAFFEDSGCRVFLDYLPSSISPVADLVKNYPIQSRNVIAHIRKATQGAVSLANTHPFQRELWGRYWLFAHNGNLLERPDLQGGRFTPVGTTDSEHAFCALLNRLERRFQGTPQLRELHSELAAFAQAQSRLGTFNFLLSDGRALFAHCSTDLYYIVRESPFSTAHLADADVSIDFAQLTTPRDRVAVIATRPLTDNETWTQMHAGELLCFVDGVPLPN, from the coding sequence ATGTGCCAGCTGCTGGGCATGAACTGCAATGTGCCGACCGACATCGTGTTTTCATTCGAAGGCTTCCGCCGCCGCGGCGGGGAGACCGACGAGCACGCCGATGGCTGGGGCATTGCGTTCTTCGAGGACAGCGGCTGCCGGGTATTCCTCGATTACCTGCCATCGAGCATTTCCCCGGTGGCCGATCTCGTCAAGAACTATCCCATCCAGAGCCGCAACGTGATCGCCCATATCCGCAAGGCGACGCAAGGCGCGGTCTCGCTGGCCAACACGCATCCGTTCCAGCGCGAGCTGTGGGGCCGTTACTGGCTGTTCGCCCATAACGGCAACCTGCTGGAGCGCCCCGACCTGCAAGGGGGCCGCTTCACGCCGGTGGGGACCACCGACAGCGAGCACGCCTTCTGCGCATTGCTCAACCGCCTGGAGCGGCGCTTCCAGGGCACACCGCAGCTGCGCGAGCTGCACAGCGAGCTTGCGGCGTTCGCACAGGCGCAATCGCGGTTGGGCACCTTCAATTTCCTGCTCTCGGATGGACGCGCACTGTTCGCCCACTGCAGCACCGACCTTTACTACATCGTGCGCGAATCACCGTTCTCCACCGCGCACCTGGCCGATGCCGACGTCAGCATCGACTTCGCCCAGCTCACCACGCCGCGCGACCGCGTGGCCGTCATCGCGACCCGACCGTTGACCG
- the fabI gene encoding enoyl-ACP reductase FabI, which yields MGFLAGKKILICGLLSNRSIAYGIATACKREGAELAFTYANEEMKERVVKLAAEFGSELVLPCDVSSDAQIDALFASLGQQWDGLDGLVHSIAFAPREALNGDYLDAVSRESFRIAHDISSYSFAALAKAARPMLNQDAALVTLSYLGAERAIPNYNVMGLAKASLEANVRYMAAALGPEKGVRVFGISAGPIKTLAAAGIANFGKLLKSAADATPLKRNVSQEEVGNVAAFLLSPLSSGMTGNVLHVDAGYNIGAGALES from the coding sequence ATGGGCTTTCTTGCCGGTAAAAAGATTCTGATCTGTGGATTGCTGTCCAACCGCTCCATCGCCTACGGCATCGCCACCGCCTGCAAACGCGAAGGTGCCGAACTGGCCTTCACCTACGCCAATGAGGAGATGAAGGAGCGCGTGGTCAAGCTGGCGGCCGAGTTCGGCTCCGAGCTGGTGCTACCGTGCGATGTTTCCAGCGATGCCCAGATCGATGCGCTGTTCGCCTCGCTCGGGCAGCAGTGGGACGGGCTGGACGGCCTTGTGCATTCGATCGCCTTCGCCCCGCGCGAAGCGCTCAACGGCGACTATCTTGACGCGGTCAGCCGCGAATCCTTCCGGATCGCGCACGACATCAGCTCGTACAGCTTTGCCGCGCTGGCCAAGGCGGCACGGCCCATGCTCAATCAGGACGCGGCACTGGTGACCCTGTCCTACCTTGGCGCCGAGCGTGCCATTCCCAACTACAACGTCATGGGCCTGGCCAAGGCGAGCCTGGAAGCCAATGTGCGTTACATGGCCGCCGCGCTGGGGCCGGAAAAAGGCGTGCGCGTATTCGGCATCTCGGCCGGCCCGATCAAGACGCTGGCCGCCGCCGGCATCGCCAACTTCGGCAAGCTGCTGAAATCCGCTGCCGATGCCACCCCGCTCAAGCGCAACGTGAGCCAGGAAGAGGTGGGCAATGTGGCGGCATTCCTGCTCTCGCCGCTGTCCTCCGGCATGACCGGCAACGTGTTGCATGTCGATGCGGGCTACAACATCGGCGCAGGCGCGCTGGAAAGCTGA